In Verrucomicrobiia bacterium, the following are encoded in one genomic region:
- a CDS encoding prepilin-type N-terminal cleavage/methylation domain-containing protein — translation MRWHGHEGRLLNPARRAFTLVEVMIAVGIFFIALLSILGVMTRGLAAARGLQISAPDTGMLAAERYVTNMLDEATSSGDFGDAYPGFTWERDEYPVASNGLWRADFFVFKRTDRGPLLYDTLSIWLYKPDSKMKGGISRPAFESDNVDLR, via the coding sequence ATGAGATGGCATGGACATGAGGGACGACTCCTGAACCCCGCCCGCCGCGCCTTCACCCTGGTGGAGGTGATGATTGCAGTGGGGATCTTTTTTATCGCCCTGCTCTCCATCCTGGGGGTGATGACTCGCGGTCTGGCCGCGGCGCGCGGCCTGCAGATCAGCGCGCCGGACACCGGCATGCTGGCGGCGGAGCGCTATGTCACCAACATGCTCGACGAAGCCACCTCCAGCGGAGATTTTGGCGACGCTTATCCGGGGTTCACCTGGGAGCGCGACGAGTACCCCGTGGCCTCCAACGGCTTGTGGCGGGCGGATTTCTTCGTCTTCAAACGCACCGATCGGGGCCCGCTGTTGTATGACACCCTGAGCATCTGGCTCTACAAACCGGATTCCAAAATGAAAGGCGGCATCAGCCGCCCCGCGTTTGAAAGTGACAACGTCGATTTGCGGTAA
- a CDS encoding TIGR01212 family radical SAM protein (This family includes YhcC from E. coli K-12, an uncharacterized radical SAM protein.): MSQPIVGWQRRDILYNSRVMMAPKRINLWRDYARRRWGEPVGKIILTTGISCPHREQGGCAYCAPESFRPYYLQPGQSVEEQLELGRAYLRQLRVRCFMAGFQQETASAGDWPTLAHAFQTALKDPDCLGLIVSTRPDYASEEFLQRLESLAEAWRNKVVMVEVGLQTANDKVLAAMNRGHTTADFMAAAVRIRSRSRFELGAHLILGLPGERLEDMRQSVQMVVAAGVQHLKLHHLQIVKGTPLARQYARRPWPLPEPAEYLDWLCALLPEIPRTVVLHRLWSTCRPDLLLAPRWEWEPNRLYQQLAALLEARNLRQGEVCLPVPA; encoded by the coding sequence ATGAGCCAACCGATTGTCGGTTGGCAGCGGCGTGATATATTGTACAACTCGCGCGTGATGATGGCGCCGAAGCGCATCAATTTATGGCGTGATTATGCCCGCCGCAGATGGGGTGAACCGGTAGGGAAAATCATCCTGACCACCGGCATCTCCTGTCCGCACCGCGAGCAGGGAGGATGCGCCTATTGTGCGCCGGAGAGTTTTCGGCCTTATTACCTGCAGCCCGGCCAGTCGGTGGAAGAGCAGCTGGAACTGGGGCGCGCCTATTTGCGGCAACTGCGGGTCCGCTGTTTTATGGCGGGTTTTCAACAGGAAACCGCCTCGGCGGGAGACTGGCCCACCCTGGCGCACGCCTTTCAGACCGCCTTGAAAGATCCGGACTGTCTGGGGTTGATTGTGAGCACCCGGCCGGATTATGCCTCGGAAGAATTCCTCCAGCGTCTGGAGTCCCTGGCGGAGGCCTGGCGCAACAAGGTGGTGATGGTGGAGGTGGGCCTGCAAACGGCCAATGACAAGGTGCTGGCGGCGATGAACCGCGGCCATACCACCGCCGATTTCATGGCGGCAGCCGTGCGCATACGCAGCCGCAGCCGCTTCGAGCTGGGGGCGCACCTGATTCTCGGTCTGCCCGGTGAAAGGCTGGAAGATATGCGGCAGAGTGTGCAGATGGTGGTGGCGGCCGGCGTGCAACACCTCAAGCTGCACCATCTCCAAATTGTCAAAGGCACTCCGCTGGCGCGTCAGTATGCGCGCCGTCCCTGGCCGCTGCCCGAACCCGCGGAGTATCTGGACTGGCTGTGCGCGCTGCTGCCGGAAATCCCCCGCACGGTGGTGCTGCATCGCTTGTGGAGCACCTGCCGGCCGGATTTGCTGCTCGCGCCGCGCTGGGAATGGGAGCCCAACCGCCTGTACCAGCAACTGGCGGCATTGCTCGAGGCCCGCAACCTGCGCCAGGGTGAAGTCTGTCTTCCCGTGCCCGCATGA
- a CDS encoding prepilin-type N-terminal cleavage/methylation domain-containing protein → MKRRPGAKVTGGPAAGAGRGAFTLVELMIVVAIMGLVVGIGIPAIFRAAEKDALRATVTAMMEACQAARAQAILSGQTQTLMLRPRERAFEAPGKGSFVVPQNVGIDALEVNFVDVREFDHAPVRFYPNGTSDEFTVVFSSARHEQRFIELDCITALPRLENEQTTRYRR, encoded by the coding sequence ATGAAGCGGCGGCCGGGCGCAAAGGTGACAGGTGGACCCGCGGCGGGCGCGGGGCGGGGGGCGTTCACCTTGGTGGAACTGATGATTGTGGTGGCCATCATGGGGCTGGTGGTGGGCATCGGCATCCCCGCCATCTTCCGGGCGGCCGAGAAAGACGCCCTGCGCGCCACCGTCACCGCCATGATGGAGGCCTGCCAGGCGGCCCGGGCCCAGGCGATTTTAAGCGGCCAGACGCAGACGCTGATGTTGCGGCCGCGCGAGCGCGCTTTTGAAGCGCCGGGCAAAGGCTCGTTTGTGGTGCCGCAAAACGTGGGCATTGACGCGTTGGAGGTCAATTTTGTGGACGTGCGCGAATTCGACCACGCGCCGGTGCGCTTTTATCCCAACGGCACCAGTGACGAATTTACCGTGGTGTTCTCCTCCGCCCGGCATGAGCAGCGTTTCATTGAATTGGACTGCATCACCGCGCTGCCGCGGCTGGAAAATGAGCAGACCACCCGCTACCGGCGTTGA
- a CDS encoding prepilin-type N-terminal cleavage/methylation domain-containing protein, with translation MNAPHFIPPWHRLPRGFTLLEVMLALGIFSMVLVSIYATWSALTKGARIAGDATAAVQRARMTVRAIEDALNTAQIYAGNPDKYWFEARKAGEFSALSLTARLPATFPGSGLYGEQRLRLVEFIVEEGPDSTRELHLYQKAVLAPDNEPPYRITLGRDVTLFKLEFWDPQKKDWVDEWLNRQTNSIPPLVRVSVGMGPRSRQFGDDRELVSRVIAPAAIVVPREYQIPGTAQPPTLPPGTPVRSGSGTVTPPVTPTPAPGLGFPGGIPGN, from the coding sequence ATGAATGCGCCGCACTTTATACCTCCCTGGCACCGGCTCCCGCGTGGCTTCACGCTGCTGGAGGTCATGCTGGCGCTGGGCATTTTTTCCATGGTTTTGGTGTCCATCTACGCCACCTGGAGCGCGTTGACCAAGGGCGCCCGCATTGCCGGGGACGCCACCGCGGCGGTGCAGCGCGCCCGCATGACCGTGCGGGCCATTGAGGACGCCTTGAACACAGCCCAGATTTACGCCGGCAACCCGGATAAATACTGGTTTGAAGCCCGCAAGGCAGGGGAGTTTTCCGCCCTGAGTCTGACCGCCCGCCTGCCGGCTACTTTTCCCGGCAGCGGTCTGTACGGGGAGCAGCGCCTGCGGCTGGTGGAATTCATTGTGGAAGAGGGGCCGGACTCGACGCGGGAGTTGCACCTCTATCAAAAAGCGGTGCTGGCGCCGGACAATGAGCCGCCCTATCGCATCACGCTGGGGCGGGATGTCACGCTCTTCAAACTCGAGTTCTGGGATCCGCAAAAAAAGGACTGGGTGGACGAGTGGCTCAACCGCCAGACCAACAGCATCCCCCCGCTGGTGCGGGTGTCGGTGGGCATGGGGCCCCGCTCGCGGCAGTTTGGCGATGACCGCGAGCTGGTTTCGCGCGTCATTGCGCCGGCGGCGATCGTGGTGCCGCGCGAGTACCAGATCCCGGGCACGGCCCAGCCGCCCACCCTGCCGCCCGGCACGCCGGTGCGCAGCGGCAGCGGCACCGTGACCCCGCCCGTTACTCCCACCCCGGCGCCGGGGCTGGGCTTCCCGGGCGGCATCCCGGGCAACTGA
- a CDS encoding general secretion pathway protein GspK, with amino-acid sequence MRTRPPSPVHRGIALIIVMVVITFFSMLAAAFAYRIKVETRLARNAAYNAEMDWLGRSGVELAKYVIGVQRTIPNEPYDSLNQKWAGGPGNSNSILANVRLNDIELGRGRFSVKITDCERKININLANEIILNHVLAVIGVEASESAAIVGSILDWIDPDDQTHLNGAENDYYLSLDPPYRAKNGPLDDINELLLVKGVTPELFWGPKYSGPPTVTQRSRTRFGLEPEPVTYSVGLVDVFTPLSARFVNINTASATVLQMCPGVDETIAQAIIEQRAGPDGVDGTEDDTPFRNVMELTRIPGLFGPGAAPPAPGQPGRPAAPPASPLTSFFSTQSFTFEVEVDVRLDDQQRTYYAILRRVDQRNVQVLNLWWR; translated from the coding sequence ATGCGCACCCGCCCACCATCTCCCGTTCACCGTGGCATTGCCCTCATCATTGTGATGGTGGTCATCACCTTTTTTAGCATGCTGGCCGCAGCGTTTGCCTACCGCATCAAGGTGGAGACACGGCTGGCGCGCAATGCCGCTTACAATGCGGAAATGGACTGGCTGGGGCGCTCGGGGGTGGAACTGGCCAAATATGTCATCGGGGTGCAGCGCACCATTCCCAATGAGCCGTACGATTCGCTCAATCAAAAATGGGCCGGGGGTCCGGGCAATTCCAACAGCATCCTCGCCAACGTCCGCCTGAATGACATCGAGCTGGGCCGGGGGCGGTTCAGTGTGAAAATCACCGACTGTGAGCGCAAAATCAACATCAACCTGGCCAACGAAATCATCCTCAATCATGTGCTGGCGGTGATTGGCGTGGAGGCGTCCGAGTCGGCGGCCATTGTCGGCTCCATTCTGGACTGGATTGATCCGGATGATCAGACCCATTTGAACGGCGCGGAAAATGATTATTACCTTTCGCTGGACCCGCCCTACCGCGCCAAAAATGGGCCCTTGGACGACATCAATGAATTGTTGCTCGTCAAGGGGGTGACGCCGGAGCTTTTCTGGGGGCCCAAATACTCCGGGCCGCCCACGGTCACCCAGCGCTCACGCACCCGCTTTGGGTTGGAGCCGGAGCCGGTCACTTACTCGGTGGGGCTGGTGGATGTGTTCACGCCGTTGTCGGCGCGTTTTGTGAACATTAACACGGCCAGCGCCACCGTGTTGCAAATGTGCCCGGGCGTGGATGAAACCATCGCCCAGGCCATCATCGAGCAACGCGCCGGCCCGGACGGGGTGGACGGGACGGAGGATGACACGCCCTTTCGCAACGTCATGGAATTAACCCGCATCCCCGGTCTCTTTGGGCCGGGAGCCGCGCCCCCGGCGCCGGGACAGCCAGGCCGGCCGGCGGCGCCGCCAGCCAGTCCGCTCACGAGTTTTTTCAGCACGCAAAGTTTTACCTTCGAGGTGGAGGTGGACGTGCGCCTGGACGACCAGCAGCGCACGTATTACGCCATCCTCCGGCGCGTGGACCAGCGCAACGTGCAGGTGCTCAACCTGTGGTGGCGCTGA
- a CDS encoding DUF4416 family protein, which yields MSEFQPPPRAKVFLSLLYGGSPQGAVTAEATEAMNAMEAVLGAPDLISPPLPFNFTRYYEPEMGAPLWRLAVSFAPLTSPERLVEIKHYTASLEKRLAHSDGRRRVNLDPGMLTVENLILATGKKSPHRVYLGRGVYADLALLYRDGRFAALPWTYPDYAGAELQHWLEQMRARLLAQLREAPPSCA from the coding sequence ATGAGCGAGTTTCAGCCACCGCCCCGCGCCAAAGTTTTTCTGTCCCTGCTCTACGGTGGCTCGCCGCAGGGGGCGGTGACGGCGGAAGCCACCGAGGCCATGAACGCCATGGAGGCTGTCCTCGGCGCGCCGGATCTAATCAGCCCGCCCCTGCCCTTCAATTTTACCCGTTATTATGAGCCGGAAATGGGCGCGCCCCTGTGGCGGCTGGCGGTGTCCTTTGCGCCCCTGACTTCCCCCGAGCGGCTCGTGGAGATCAAGCACTACACGGCGTCCCTCGAGAAACGCCTGGCTCATTCCGACGGCCGCCGCCGCGTGAATCTGGATCCGGGCATGCTCACCGTGGAAAATCTCATCCTCGCCACCGGCAAGAAAAGTCCGCACCGGGTTTATTTGGGGCGCGGGGTGTACGCGGACCTGGCGCTGCTTTACCGCGACGGCCGCTTCGCCGCCCTGCCGTGGACCTATCCCGACTACGCCGGCGCGGAGCTGCAGCATTGGTTGGAGCAGATGCGCGCCCGGCTGCTGGCGCAACTGCGCGAAGCGCCGCCGTCGTGCGCTTAG
- a CDS encoding DUF1080 domain-containing protein, with product MKRTSLFLAVLACSTIWSLHPLPAQAQTVEPGFISLFNGRDLAGWRGNPDLWSVKEGVITGITKAEPKLTHNTFLVYTNREFSDFELRLSYRIEKGNSGIQYRSRVPKDGPFGPIVQGYQADFEAGKNYSGILYEEGGRGILAKRGEKTILRADPQDANKVKIEVVGSVGDSNEIQASIKNEDWNDYVIVAKGNHLQHFINGRQTVDVVDEHTAKAAKSGVIALQIHVGPPMVVQFKNIRIKPL from the coding sequence ATGAAAAGAACATCGCTTTTCCTCGCCGTGCTGGCATGCTCCACGATCTGGTCGCTCCACCCCCTGCCGGCGCAGGCGCAAACCGTCGAACCCGGCTTCATCTCCCTGTTTAATGGCAGGGATCTGGCGGGCTGGCGCGGCAATCCGGACTTGTGGAGCGTCAAAGAGGGCGTCATCACCGGCATCACCAAGGCGGAGCCCAAGCTGACCCACAACACCTTCCTGGTGTACACCAACCGGGAGTTCAGTGATTTTGAGCTGCGCCTGTCCTATCGCATCGAAAAGGGCAACTCCGGCATTCAATACCGCAGCCGCGTGCCCAAGGACGGCCCCTTCGGCCCCATTGTGCAGGGGTACCAGGCCGACTTCGAAGCGGGCAAAAATTACTCCGGCATTCTTTATGAAGAAGGCGGGCGGGGCATTCTGGCCAAGCGCGGGGAAAAGACGATCCTGCGCGCCGATCCGCAGGATGCCAACAAGGTCAAAATTGAAGTGGTGGGCTCCGTGGGAGATTCCAACGAAATCCAGGCCTCGATCAAAAATGAGGACTGGAATGACTACGTCATCGTTGCCAAAGGCAACCATCTGCAGCACTTCATCAATGGCCGGCAGACCGTGGACGTGGTGGACGAACACACCGCCAAGGCCGCCAAGTCCGGGGTGATTGCACTGCAAATTCACGTTGGCCCGCCCATGGTGGTGCAGTTCAAGAACATCCGCATCAAGCCGTTGTAA
- a CDS encoding sugar phosphate isomerase/epimerase, with translation MILMGIGDEAGAHLDAQIKALHTLGWQYLEARVVEVPGFPKGNFHDIPEPAFEQVVEKLQQAGLRVYCFGSAIMNWAKTVETPFEVTLAEVERAIPRMQRLGTKYVRIMSFKPGPEDDTIPPVVFERVREVTRRFLDAGLQPVHENCMNYGGMSWRHALELLEKVPGLKWVFDTANPVFNPDRSRPRPWPRQDAWEFWTHVRDHVVHIHIKDATWNPAKNDADYNWPGEGQGYVREILRDALARGYQAGVSIEPHLAVVFHDASSQASADAAFQSFVEYGRRLEQLIASLRA, from the coding sequence ATGATTTTAATGGGCATTGGCGATGAGGCGGGCGCGCATCTCGACGCGCAAATCAAAGCACTGCACACCCTGGGCTGGCAGTACCTCGAGGCGCGCGTGGTGGAAGTGCCGGGCTTTCCCAAGGGCAATTTTCATGACATTCCGGAGCCGGCCTTCGAGCAGGTGGTGGAAAAATTGCAGCAGGCGGGCCTTCGCGTGTACTGCTTCGGCTCGGCCATCATGAATTGGGCCAAAACCGTCGAGACGCCCTTCGAGGTGACCCTGGCCGAGGTCGAGCGGGCCATCCCGCGGATGCAGCGGCTGGGGACAAAATACGTGCGGATCATGAGCTTCAAGCCCGGCCCCGAGGACGACACCATCCCGCCGGTCGTGTTCGAGCGCGTGCGCGAGGTCACCCGCCGGTTTCTGGACGCCGGATTGCAACCTGTGCACGAGAATTGCATGAATTATGGCGGCATGAGCTGGCGTCATGCCCTGGAGCTGCTGGAAAAAGTGCCCGGTCTCAAATGGGTGTTTGACACTGCCAACCCAGTCTTCAATCCCGATCGCTCACGGCCCCGGCCGTGGCCGCGCCAGGATGCGTGGGAGTTTTGGACGCATGTGCGCGATCACGTGGTGCACATCCACATCAAGGACGCCACGTGGAATCCGGCCAAAAATGATGCGGACTACAACTGGCCCGGCGAAGGGCAGGGGTATGTGCGGGAAATTTTGCGCGACGCCCTGGCGCGTGGTTATCAGGCGGGGGTTTCGATTGAGCCGCATCTGGCGGTGGTGTTTCACGATGCCAGCAGCCAGGCCTCCGCCGACGCCGCCTTCCAGAGTTTCGTGGAGTACGGGCGGCGGCTGGAGCAATTGATCGCCAGTCTGCGCGCCTGA